The Euphorbia lathyris chromosome 3, ddEupLath1.1, whole genome shotgun sequence genome contains a region encoding:
- the LOC136223809 gene encoding putative axial regulator YABBY 2 yields the protein MSFDLVSERVCYVNCNFCNTILAVSVPCSNLFTIVTVRCGHCGNLLSVNMGASLQISPPPPPPPQQTQHSPFQSADTPQPPTMPPIRPPEKRQRVPSAYNRFIKEEIQRIKASNPDITHREAFSTAAKNWAHFPHIQFGGKKHGNGKGGETESSGCGFYEIN from the exons ATGTCATTCGACTTGGTTTCTGAAAGAGTTTGTTATGTCAACTGCAACTTCTGCAACACTATTCTAGCG GTTAGTGTACCATGCAGCAATTTATTCACAATAGTGACGGTTAGATGCGGACATTGTGGGAATTTGCTGTCAGTGAATATGGGAGCTTCACTTCAgatatctcctcctcctcctcctcctcctcaacAG ACTCAACATTCTCCTTTTCAATCTGCTGATACTCCTCAACCACCTACAATGCCTCCAATCCGCC CACCGGAGAAAAGGCAACGTGTTCCTTCTGCTTACAACAGGTTTATTAA GGAGGAAATTCAAAGGATCAAGGCTAGTAATCCTGACATCACCCACAGGGAAGCTTTTAGTACAGCTGCAAAAAAT TGGGCACATTTTCCTCACATACAGTTTGGAGGAAAGAAGCATGGGAATGGAAAAGGAGGAGAGACTGAGAGTAGTGGATGTGGATTCTATGAGATCAATTGA
- the LOC136222991 gene encoding NAC domain-containing protein 104-like: MSVNLPPGFRFYPTEEELVVHFLQRKAPLLPCHPDVIPDLDLYPYDPWELDGKALAEGRQWYYYSRRTQNRMTENGYWKAIAIDEPVLSNSNKRVGIKKYLVFYSSSGIKTNWIMEEFRLSSSSSDSASSSRPSKSRGRSKIDHSKWVICKVYERNSDEEEDGDDGTELSCLDEVFLSLDDLDDSCLAISYYHSCLHCLCWFIKRWGMEGTHMDSTSFALIILLSI; this comes from the exons ATGAGTGTTAATCTTCCGCCTGGTTTTCGATTTTATCCAACTGAGGAAGAACTTGTTGTTCATTTCCTCCAGCGTAAGGCCCCCCTTTTACCATGTCATCCGGATGTCATTCCTGATCTTGATCTTTATCCTTATGATCCTTGGGAACTCGATG GCAAAGCATTAGCAGAAGGTAGGCAATGGTACTATTACAGCAGGAGGACACAAAATAGAATGACAGAAAATGGATATTGGAAGGCAATTGCCATTGATGAACCTGTTCTTTCAAATTCAAACAAGAGGGTTGGCATTAAGAAATACTTGGTTTTTTACTCTTCATCTGGTATCAAAACTAATTGGATAATGGAAGAGTTTcgtttatcttcttcttcttcagattCTGCTTCCTCTAGTAGGCCATCCAAATCAAGAGGACGTTCTAAAATA GATCATAGTAAGTGGGTCATTTGCAAAGTGTACGAGAGAAAttctgatgaagaagaagatggtgATGATGGGACTGAACTATCATGCTTGGATGAAGTTTTCTTGTCATTAGATGATCTTGATGATAGCTGCCTGGCGATTTCTTATTATCATAGCTGCCTCCACTGCCTGTGTTGGTTCATCAAGAGATGGGGGATGGAAGGAACTCATATGGATTCCACTTCTTTTGCTTTGATTATTCTTCTTTCAATTTAG